The nucleotide window TTTAAAACTACTAGGAGGTAAGTAAATTATGAAAAAAGGTGTAAAAATCGTTACAATTGGTGGAGGATCTAGTTACACACCAGAACTTGTTGAAGGATTTATTAAACGCTATCATGAACTTCCAATCAGAGAACTTTGGCTAGTTGATATTGAAGCTGGACGTGAAAAACTCGAAATCGTTGGTAATATGGCAAAACGGATGGTAAAAGCAGCCAATATTGACTGCGAAGTACATTTAACACTCGACCGCCGTGAAGCTTTAAAAGATGCAGATTTTGTAACAACTCAATTTCGTGTTGGTTTACTAGAAGCGCGTATTAAAGATGAAAGAATTCCACTTAGTCATGGAATTATAGGTCAGGAAACAAATGGTGCGGGCGGTATGTTCAAAGCATTCCGTACTATCCCGGTTATTCTTGGTATTGTAGAAGATATGCGCGAATTATGTCCAGATGCTTGGTTGATTAACTTCACAAATCCAGCTGGTATGGTAACAGAAGCTGTCCTTAAATATGGTAAATGGGACAAAGTAATCGGCCTTTGTAACGTACCAATTGGTGCAATTAAGAGCGCATCTGACGTTCTAGGAAAACCAGAAGAAGATCTATTTTTCAAGTTTGCAGGAATTAACCATTTACACTGGCACCGTATTTTTGACAAAGATGGTACCGAACTTACGGAAACAGTAATTGACGGTCTTTATGGACCAAATGCCAACCCAGGAAAAATCGTTGAAAACATTAAAAACATGCGTTTCTTATACGAACAAGTGAAACACTTGAAAATGCTTCCTTGTCCATACCACCGTTATTACTACATGACAGATGCAATGTTGGAAGAAGAATTGACATCATTCAAAAACGAAGGGACTCGCGGGGAAGTTGTGAAAAAATTAGAAGATAGCTTGTTCGAACTTTATAAAGATCCAAATCTTGATCATAAACCAGAAGAACTATCTAAACGTGGTGGTGCTCATTATAGTGATGCTGCCTGCGAAATTATTAACTCTATCTACAATAACAAAGGTACATTAATGGTTGTATCTACTCGTAATAATGGAGCAATTGACGATGTTCCTTATGATAGTGCAGTAGAAATTACTAGTGTTATCCGAGCACACGGAGCAGAACCAGTTAATTTTGGTAAATTCCCACCAGCTCAACGCGGCTTACTACAAGTGATGAAGTCAATGGAAGAGTTAACCATCGAAGCAGCTGTAACAGGTGACTATGCAACAGCACTTCAAGCTTTCACATCGAACCCACTCGTTCCAAGCGGCGACTTAGCAAAAACAATTTTAGATGAAATGTTAGAAGCGCATAAAGAATTCTTACCACAATTTGCCAAATAAAAAGAAAAAAGTGATTCCGATTTTATTGGAGTCACTTTTTTTATAGAAAAATGGATAGAATTTTTAAATTCGAGTTGACTGACAATTTAATTTGTAGTAATATTTTAAAAGTATAGCATAATTCTAAAAAGTCAAAAAATTAAAAAGGAGTTTTTACATGTCACAGATGTTAGCTTTTGTCATCGTTGTACTTATTTTATTTATTGGGGATGTTGTTGCTACGCGAACGAAAGCGTGGGTCCCATCCGTTTTTGTATGTGGAATATTATTTTTATTCGGATATTGGACATTTTTTCCAAGTAATATCGTGGAAATTGCGGGAATACC belongs to Listeria ivanovii subsp. ivanovii and includes:
- a CDS encoding 6-phospho-beta-glucosidase produces the protein MKKGVKIVTIGGGSSYTPELVEGFIKRYHELPIRELWLVDIEAGREKLEIVGNMAKRMVKAANIDCEVHLTLDRREALKDADFVTTQFRVGLLEARIKDERIPLSHGIIGQETNGAGGMFKAFRTIPVILGIVEDMRELCPDAWLINFTNPAGMVTEAVLKYGKWDKVIGLCNVPIGAIKSASDVLGKPEEDLFFKFAGINHLHWHRIFDKDGTELTETVIDGLYGPNANPGKIVENIKNMRFLYEQVKHLKMLPCPYHRYYYMTDAMLEEELTSFKNEGTRGEVVKKLEDSLFELYKDPNLDHKPEELSKRGGAHYSDAACEIINSIYNNKGTLMVVSTRNNGAIDDVPYDSAVEITSVIRAHGAEPVNFGKFPPAQRGLLQVMKSMEELTIEAAVTGDYATALQAFTSNPLVPSGDLAKTILDEMLEAHKEFLPQFAK